From one Xyrauchen texanus isolate HMW12.3.18 chromosome 17, RBS_HiC_50CHRs, whole genome shotgun sequence genomic stretch:
- the LOC127657763 gene encoding zinc finger CCCH domain-containing protein 13-like — MDKVWERPRDREREIEPDSYDRTRERKRLPATRGGRDGEMNSRERERKRDGERHPNGRASFSEQGEHDARENERKKGDTFPRTTRPSKEREGRVTLPDHDRELRMGRLKEVLYESERERDRERERRRYRDMDMQNERKIAKYREELRRNEMRKLVKKEPNRQRNIQKEFDLGIKERRRESYPGVNDHWYVWERERDRLRQKEREGRSDPRLMDRRTEGFSDRERRAERQREGQRNRQRDTKSEGYSDGEREKERRREEDSKLRHKHYKSEGDSETERKDRFREREAERRRDMVMPRERETGYRDLRGERWERYRDPERMRDRDIEKRTERHRYRMRKEEITMEKRKDYPDRDAYLNITERRRYKEGERMRERDRFWEKERDRRRRANRETERSNMEKNRQNSGEQILGSDAENEQRRGKRENFKDKDRENASKIDKEKLTKGEEEVRTTQREEEGREKVAAEETEIEKSKNKLRKMWLEPRTENERKKSSLEEEYAEREKARERYIQRYKTARDEEEPKREKEREKMSQEDWYREPDKAGEFMRVVNAEREERLRGDMACDREALEPERQIDGGNVADNVEENDREEEERSNRYGCLKNEEGSEGESEEEKNRIIPADDGFVTVSSGGDDAEEDDFDDCKEFWDGGASNDLSGQSKSIEDLEVRRDKENQTENEREDRRGHKESVKVFCVISQTLPKSPAKRDANADHIQHSDHDMDNQCEVNTSDGNEASKNYGSTKHNIERVMDDLTLHNEDKGNHDTTVKGTGSNDQAIKDVSSLEGKITPPNQTSEKDSEPLPPELLETTESCKDSGYVASQIESPLQETEKEAEYFSLDDTWSASEERKQCSTLPHLRWAKKVVKEILGRKSWEGVTVDTENTRGSVPHIDVKINTQTEGETEMDEPREEKGLIEEGEWGGMKRESNEESEHDLLDPSSVQQVLSSEGEADREEEVHVDEKKDRKPEAVLSSSSFQDFGNEARIRRREFQKTTDKHKEEKEEEEEGGGGVGRDRRTRIFNISDEDEDEFWFSWGEGGLRKMTRKNSKFFNSQLYQEYSEVVQNREILLSHSDSIGLSDDHSAIRSSSSPNHSPKLSHRPLPTLPPVPLHPPQLSQNNSFKSLAVPQQAVNRPPSPRLSISAFSPTLWQDLPGVRTSSELETVTKDDRRLQEVRFEVVTSEASYCRSLDIVVEHFVMSKQLNVLLTSQDKNWLFSRLIDVRAVSHSFLSHLEEKVESDIMHFTVCDIINKHCPRFRKVYVPYLTNQSYQDKTYQRLMDGSHEFRRVVEKLELNPVCQRLPLRSFLILPFQRITRLKLLVQNIVKRTDSKTNDEAQAIKAMKLLEKMIQDSNESISQMKNIESLVSLNAKVDFECRTLPLISQSRRLVREGPVTELRDFSLKETERSVYMHLFNDYLLLSLWKDGCRFTVIDHAPISELRVENCRFKLHSLKKNLFRLYMGPKAVLLRTDTQADKLRWISALSRPYPEIDFSAVEDFVQMQCIRAFVAQQPDELSLEKADVLLVHKQSTDGWVEATRLSDRQRGWAPESHLETIVSGKARKRNLLDTMKIATAAM, encoded by the exons ATGGACAAAGTATGGGAAAGAccaagagacagagaaagagaaattgAGCCAGACTCATATGATAGGACCAGAGAGAGGAAGAGATTACCTGCAACCAGAGGAGGAAGAGATGGAGAGATGAactcaagagaaagagagagaaagagggatggAGAAAGACATCCAAATGGAAGGGCATCATTCTCAGAGCAGGGCGAACATGATGCCAGAGAGAATGAGAGGAAGAAAGGAGACACTTTTCCCAGGACGACAAGGCCAAgcaaagaaagagaaggaagagtaACACTTCCAGACCATGACAGGGAGCTGCGAATGGGAAGACTAAAGGAAGTGCTGtatgaaagtgaaagagaaagggacagagagagagagagaaggagatacAGAGACATGGACATGCAGAATGAAAGAAAAATTGCAAAATACAGGGAAGAGTTAAGAAGAAATGAAATGAGAAAGCTTGTGAAGAAGGAACCAAATAGACAGAGGAACATACAAAAGGAGTTTGACCTGGGAATTAAAGAAAGAAGGAGAGAGAGTTACCCAGGAGTCAATGACCATTGGtacgtgtgggagagagagagagacagactcagacagaaagagagagagggcagGTCTGATCCTCGTCTTATGGACAGACGGACAGAGGGCTTTTCAGACAGGGAAAGGAGggctgagagacagagagagggacagagaaaTAGGCAACGAGATACAAAAAGTGAAGGATATAGTGATGGAGAGagggaaaaagaaagaaggaGAGAAGAGGATTCTAAACTAAGACACAAACATTACAAGAGTGAAGGAGACAGTgaaacagaaagaaaagacagatttagagagagagaagcagagagACGGCGAGACATGGTAATgccaagagaaagagagacaggttATCGAGATCTGAGAGGGGAACGTTGGGAGCGATACAGAGACCCAGAAAGGATGAGAGATAGAGACATAGAGAAAAGGACAGAGAGACATAGGTACAGAATGAGAAAAGAAGAGATTACCATGGAGAAAAGAAAAGATTACCCAGACAGAGATGCATACTTGAATATAACTGAGAGAAGAAGGTataaagagggagagagaatgagagagagggaTAGGTTTTGGGAAAAAGAGAGGGACAGGCGGAGGAGAGcgaacagagagacagagagaagtaaCATGGAGAAGAACAGACAAAATAGTGGAGAGCAGATTTTAGGAAGTGATGCAGAGAATGAACAAaggaggggaaagagagagaacttTAAGGACAAAGACAGAGAAAACGCATCTAAGATTGATAAAGAGAAACTGACAAAGGGAGAAGAGGAGGTAAGGACTACCCAGAGGGAAGAAGAAGGGAGGGAAAAAGTGGCGGCTGAGGAAACAGAAATTGAGAAATCTAAAAACAAGTTGCGGAAAATGTGGCTGGAACCAAGAACAGAAAATGAGAGGAAAAAGTCATCTTTAGAAGAGGagtatgcagagagagagaaagcaagagaaaGGTATATCCAAAGATACAAGACAGCTAGAGATGAAGAAGagccaaagagagagaaagaaagagagaaaatgagtCAGGAGGACTGGTATAGAGAACCAGATAAGGCTGGAGAGTTCATGAGAGTTGTGAATGCAGAAAGGGAGGAAAGGTTGAGAGGGGACATGGCTTGTGACAGAGAAGCTCTGGAACCAGAGAGGCAGATAGATGGGGGAAATGTCGCAGATAACGTAGAGGAGAATGACAGGGAGGAAGAAGAAAGGAGCAATAGATATGGCTGCTTGAAGAATGAGGAAGGAAGTGAAGGAGAATCGGAAGAGGAGAAGAATAGAATTATTCCAGCAGATGATGGATTTGTGACAGTCTCCAGTGGAGGGGATGATGCAGAGGAAGATGATTTTGATGACTGTAAAGAATTTTGGGATGGTGGAGCATCCAATGATCTCTCTGGACAATCCAAAAGTATTGAGGACCTGGAGGTCAGGAGAGATAAAGAAAACCaaacagaaaatgagagagaggaTCGTAGAGGACATAAAGAATCTGTGAAAGTCTTTTGTGTGATCAGTCAGACCCTTCCTAAGTCACCTGCCAAACGTGATGCAAATGCAGACCACATTCAGCATTCAGATCATGACATGGACAATCAATGTGAAGTAAACACTTCAGATGGAAATGAAGCCTCAAAAAATTATGGATCCACTAAACATAACATTGAAAGGGTGATGGACGACCTCACCCTTCATAATGAAGACAAAGGCAATCATGATACCACAGTGAAAGGAACAGGAAGTAATGACCAGGCAATTAAAGATGTATCATCATTAGAAGGCAAAATTACTCCTCCCAATCAGACATCAGAAAAAGACAGTGAGCCTTTACCACCAGAGTTGTTAGAAACTACGGAGTCATGCAAGGACAGTGGGTATGTGGCTTCACAGATTGAAAGCCCTTTgcaagaaacagaaaaagaagcaGAGTATTTTAGTTTGGATGACACATGGAGtgcttcagaagaaagaaagcaatgTTCTACTTTGCCTCACCTCAGATGGGCCAAGAAAGTTGTGAAAGAGATCCTGGGTCGGAAGTCATGGGAAGGGGTAACTGTGGACACAGAAAATACAAGAGGTAGTGTGCCACACATAGACGTcaaaattaacacacaaacagagGGTGAGACAGAAATGGATGAACCTAGGGAGGAGAAAGGACTGATAGAGGAAGGAGAATGGGGAGGGATGAAGAGAGAGTCCAATGAGGAATCTGAACATGACTTGCTGGACCCTAGTTCTGTCCAGCAAGTGTTGTCCTCAGAAGGAGAGGCAGATAGGGAGGAAGAAGTGCATGTAGATGAGAAGAAAGATAGAAAGCCAGAAGCTGTTCTAAGCTCTAGCAGCTTTCAAGATTTTGGGAATGAGGCTCGGATAAGGAGGCGAGAGTTTCAAAAGACAACGGACAAACACAAAGaagagaaggaggaggaggaggagggaggaggaggagttGGAAGGGACCGCAGGACAAGAATTTTCAACATATCAG atgaggatgaggatgaatTTTGGTTCTCCTGGGGTGAAGGGGGTTTGAG GAAAATGACAAGGAAGAACTCTAAATTCTTTA ACTCTCAACTGTATCAGGAGTACAGTGAGGTTGTCCAAAACAGAGAGATCCTGCTGTCCCATTCTGATTCTATAGGGTTAAGTGACGATCATTCCGCTATCCGATCATCTTCTTCTCCGAATCATTCCCCTAAGCTATCCCACAGGCCTCTCCCAACTCTCCCTCCAGTGCCCCTACACCCCCCACAGTTGTCCCAAAACAACTCCTTTAAAAGTCTTGCTGTGCCACAGCAAGCCGTAAACAGACCTCCCTCCCCTCGCCTGTCCATCTCTGCCTTCTCACCTACACTGTGGCAGGACCTTCCCGGAGTGAGGACCAGCTCAGAGCTCGAGACAGTCACTAAAGATGACAGACGTCTGCAGGAG GTGAGGTTTGAGGTAGTGACCTCTGAAGCATCATACTGCCGCAGTTTAGACATCGTAGTGGAGCACTTTGTCATGTCCAAACAACTCAATGTCCTCCTGACTTCACAAGACAAAAACTGGCTCTTCTCCAGGCTAATTGACGTTAGAGCCGTCAGTCACAG TTTTCTGTCTCATTTGGAAGAAAAAGTGGAGAGTGACATAATGCACTTTACCGTCTGTGACATCATTAACAAGCACTGCCCACGATTCCGCAAGGTGTATGTGCCGTATCTCACCAACCAATCATATCAGGACAAAACGTATCAGAGAttaat GGATGGGAGTCATGAATTCCGTAGAGTTGTGGAAAAGTTAGAGCTTAACCCCGTTTGTCAACGACTGCCTTTACGTTCCTTCCTCATCCTGCCGTTCCAAAGAATCACACGCCTAAAACTGCTAGTGCAG AATATTGTAAAGAGAACAGATTCAAAGACCAATGATGAGGCACAGGCCATTAAAGCAATGAAACTACTGGAGAAG ATGATCCAGGACAGTAATGAGAGTATCTCTCAAATGAAGAACATTGAGTCACTTGTGTCCCTCAATGCCAAAGTTGACTTTGAGTGTAGG ACTCTTCCATTGATCAGCCAGTCTCGTAGGCTGGTGCGAGAGGGGCCCGTAACTGAACTGAGAGACTTCTCCCTGAAGGAGACAGAGAGAAGTGTTTATATGCACCTTTTCAATGACTACCTCCTGCTCTCTTTGTGGAAAGA TGGATGTCGGTTTACAGTTATAGACCATGCTCCCATCTCAGAGCTGCGGGTTGAGAACTGCAGGTTCAAACTACATTCCTTAAAGAAAAACCTGTTCCGTCTGTACATGGGTCCCAAAGCCGTGCTGCTGCGGACAGATACACA